A region from the Brettanomyces bruxellensis chromosome 4, complete sequence genome encodes:
- a CDS encoding uncharacterized protein (BUSCO:EOG092606WZ), with protein sequence MSSIYKLSISGIRSFSDQSQETIQFGKPLTLIVGTNGSGKTTIIECLRYATSSELPPNTRNGASFINDPSLHASNETKAQIKLAFQNVNGVSMILSKNLMAIRNPKSHNTSFKTRENQLMAIRHGERQTISSKMADIESLIPQQLGASKAVLTYVIFCHQEDNLWPISDSSTLKKRFDEIFDSVKFIKVLEELKLTSKQLNVDIKVLANDVSHLKNDRDRAVSRERMINQLTSQVSTLEEEMNTLQEQIDNDDRRLDKLYSSKRDYEQTLSKLSVLKQEKLNIQHRIDRIRSTTKILKVPKEVLKSRLNHFSTFLADQNQQVEDITKKIKELDATYQHLMSEYGEKTFEKGKLEGYYQKYKANRNEYAGLISSFQKDVDATAPGELKRFQQFVKTAFESLNSDYQKKMKVEQEKLDQQQETVNELKDKLKEQTRHSEYIHSDRENLKRTCQKMQDKLSELSDNSLRLEEAKSDLVEKEKLLQEFKQKKQISGIASEIENITNTIKQDEISIDDIHRKMEIVRTNDSISSRKKVLVDMNTKTAKMRELALGKVRSVVTFEKDPDSEYYTKLGKIDIAHTKLNAELEKLKMHKAKLEIGLTSQTDAKTSFEKEIKTLEVNFLRSVQEYRSIYNGDVTLDNFEERLQNVADDYNSDYVAMKNHESYVTFNQRAIALADSKNACLLCHREFHGGEKSQFFEILKKQTAKLSHTEEARQLLKNKQNVLHIFRETSKIVSRLKQLKNVELSKAQSTIDKLNTEISAISRDVDSTKEKIEEITTESNRLKSISQDIYNVKHWTEDIEERKDEITKISEDIVDEGLEYDYDELEKTYKEVEQRIRISRSKLENLRSDKELKTTAFNHMKAAVSELQIKIKNLELKSMDKINIERSVEENKRQIQEMENALKEAEVEISKIQKKYEENNLELQKMANRMEKEKAESEKSISVLKEYSDKSQMLSKDIMDFEENKAATLEKTKEEASVLKRKMTEMSSQIEKEENSRRELEKVINDANGQEATISYNLELYSLDDESVSIDEQIGMLDVEKAEAEKSKYVEESQKLQEQQMQHRKEYATRLGQKTQIERQISDIRTEIQRDFKDVNKRYVKQCALLQTKLALVTDLGTCYKATDDGVMKFHHEKWLRSTGL encoded by the coding sequence ATGTCATCCATATACAAACTTTCGATCTCCGGTATACGATCTTTCAGCGACCAATCGCAGGAGACTATCCAATTTGGAAAGCCCCTCACACTTATCGTCGGAACAAATGGATCAGGTAAAACGACAATTATCGAATGCTTGAGGTATGCGACTTCCAGTGAATTGCCTCCCAACACCAGAAATGGCGCCTCCTTCATTAATGATCCCTCACTTCACGCATCTAATGAGACAAAAGCACAGATCAAGCTCGCATTCCAAAATGTCAATGGTGTCAGCATGATCTTGTCGAAGAATCTAATGGCAATCCGAAACCCCAAATCGCATAACACCAGTTTCAAAACAAGAGAAAATCAATTGATGGCCATTAGGCACGGCGAGAGACAGACCATCAGCTCCAAGATGGCCGATATCGAGTCATTGATCCCTCAACAGCTGGGAGCATCGAAGGCTGTGCTTACTTATGTGATATTCTGTCATCAAGAGGATAATTTATGGCCAATCAGTGATTCATCGACTCTTAAGAAGCGATTCGATGAGATATTCGATTCTGTCAAGTTTATTAAAGTGCTTGAGGAATTGAAGCTGACGTCGAAACAGTTGAATGTGGACATTAAAGTCCTCGCGAATGATGTCTcacatttgaaaaatgatcgTGATCGTGCAGTTAGTCGTGAGCGGATGATAAATCAACTTACAAGCCAAGTTTCCACTCTTGAGGAAGAGATGAACACGTTACAGGAGCAaattgataatgatgatagACGGTTGGATAAGCTTTATAGCAGCAAACGGGATTATGAGCAGACCCTTTCAAAGTTGTCGGTGctaaagcaggaaaagctTAATATTCAGCATAGGATTGACCGGATAAGATCAACGACCAAAATACTCAAAGTACCAAAAGAGGTTTTGAAGTCCAGGCTTAATCATTTTTCGACCTTTCTTGCCGATCAAAACCAACAGGTCGAAGATATTACTAAGAAGATAAAGGAGCTAGATGCCACATATCAACATTTAATGTCTGAATATGGCGAAAAGACATTTGAGAAGGGAAAGCTTGAAGGATActatcaaaaatataaagcaaATCGGAATGAGTATGCAGGgcttatttcttcttttcaaaaagacGTTGATGCTACCGCTCCAGGAGAACTGAAGAGATTTCAACAGTTTGTTAAGACGGCTTTTGAAAGCTTGAACTCAGActatcaaaagaaaatgaaagtagAGCAAGAGAAATTGGATCAGCAACAAGAAACTGTGAACGAACTAAAAGATAAACTAAAAGAGCAGACAAGACACTCAGAGTATATACATTCAGACagggaaaatttgaaaaggacTTGTCAAAAGATGCAAGATAAGCTCTCCGAATTGAGTGATAACTCCCTCAGacttgaagaagcaaagtCCGATTTGgtagagaaagaaaagctgCTTCAAGAATTtaagcaaaagaagcagataTCTGGTATTGCTtctgaaattgaaaatataactAACACTATAAAGCAGGACGAGATTTCAATTGATGATATTCACCGCAAGATGGAGATTGTTCGTACCAATGATAGCATTTCAAGTCGGAAGAAGGTTTTGGTTGACATGAATACGAAGACTGCCAAGATGAGAGAGTTAGCATTGGGAAAGGTTAGAAGCGTTGtcacttttgaaaaagatccGGATAGCGAGTATTATACAAAGCTAGGGAAAATTGATATTGCACATACGAAGCTAAATGCAGAACTTGAAAAGCTGAAAATGCACAAAGCAAAGCTTGAAATAGGACTCACATCACAAACTGATGCAAAGACGTCTTTTGAGAAAGAGATCAAGACTCTAGAAGTAAATTTTCTACGGTCAGTTCAGGAATATAGATCAATTTATAATGGTGATGTGACGTTGgataattttgaagaacGCCTACAAAATGTTGCCGATGATTACAACAGCGACTATGTAGCAATGAAGAATCATGAATCATATGTTACGTTTAATCAACGTGCGATAGCATTGGCTGATTCCAAAAATGCCTGTCTTTTGTGCCATAGGGAGTTTCATGGTGGTGAAAAatcacaattttttgagATTCTAAAAAAGCAAACAGCTAAACTTTCACATACAGAAGAGGCAAGGCAActgctgaaaaataaacagaATGTGTTACATATCTTTAGagaaacatcaaaaatagTTTCAAGGCTTAAgcagttgaaaaatgttgaaCTGAGTAAGGCGCAATCAACTATAGACAAGTTGAATACGGAAATTTCAGCAATATCAAGAGACGTGGATTccacaaaagaaaaaatcgAGGAGATTACAACTGAAAGTAATCGTTTGAAAAGTATTTCACAGGATATATACAACGTAAAGCATTGGACCGAAGACATagaagagagaaaggaTGAAATTACGAAAATATCCGAGgatattgttgatgaaggaCTTGAATATGATTATGATGAACTCGAGAAGACTTACAAGGAGGTTGAGCAACGTATCAGAATATCAAGATCAAAGTTGGAAAATCTAAGGAGTGATAAAGAACTAAAGACAACCGCGTTTAATCACATGAAAGCGGCAGTTAGTGAGCTccagataaaaataaagaactTGGAACTTAAGTCCATGGATAAGATTAATATTGAACGTTCTGTTGAGGAGAACAAGAGGCAAATCcaagaaatggaaaacGCATTGAAAGAAGCGGAAGTTGAGATTagcaaaattcaaaagaaatatgaagaGAATAACCTGGAACTTCAGAAGATGGCAAACAGGAtggaaaaggagaaggcCGAGTCCGAAAAGAGCATATCTGTGCTGAAGGAATACTCAGATAAATCACAAATGCTAAGTAAGGACATTATGGATTttgaggaaaataaagctgCCACACTTGAGAAGACTAAGGAGGAGGCATCTGTTCTTAAGCGAAAGATGACCGAAATGTCATCGCAGAtagagaaggaggaaaattCTCGAAGAGAGTTGGAGAAAGTAATTAATGATGCAAACGGACAGGAAGCCACAATTTCCTACAATCTAGAGCTTTACAGTTTGGATGACGAGTCAGTGTCAATTGATGAGCAGATTGGTATGCTTGATGTGGAAAAGGCAGAGGCTGAGAAGAGTAAATATGTTGAAGAGAGTCAGAAGCTTCAGGAACAGCAGATGCAGCATCGTAAAGAGTATGCAACAAGATTGGGACAGAAAACACAAATTGAGAGACAGATTTCTGATATTAGAACGGAAATACAAAGGGATTTCAAAGATGTAAATAAGCGATACGTGAAGCAATGTGCACTGTTGCAGACAAAGCTTGCTTTAGTCACGGATTTGGGAACATGCTATAAGGCTACTGACGATGGTGTGATGAAATTCCATCATGAAAAATGGCTGAGATCAACCGGATTATAG
- the RAD50 gene encoding DNA repair protein rad50 — protein sequence MGNDVESIMIRADPGASKSRAGTLKTRRSYNYRVVMVKNGVELDMRGRCSAGQKVLASIIIRLALAECFGLNFGMITLDEPTTNLDEENIESLAKALNKIIEMRSVQSNFQLIVITHDEKFLRYMNAVEFTDHYFKVVRDERLHSTINKVKINTLE from the coding sequence ATGGGAAATGATGTGGAGAGTATTATGATTCGGGCCGATCCGGGAGCAAGTAAAAGTCGTGCTGGTACACTTAAGACGAGACGATCATACAATTATAGAGTTGTCATGGTGAAGAATGGAGTGGAATTAGATATGAGAGGCCGTTGTTCTGCTGGTCAGAAAGTTTTAGCCTCCATTATTATTCGTTTGGCATTGGCTGAGTGTTTCGGCTTGAACTTTGGAATGATTACCTTAGATGAGCCTACAACAAACTTGGATGAAGAGAATATTGAAAGTTTGGCTAAGGCCCTAAATAAAATCATTGAGATGAGGTCGGTACAGAGTAATTTCCAGTTAATAGTGATCACACATGATGAGAAGTTTTTGCGGTATATGAATGCAGTTGAGTTCACCGATCATTATTTTAAGGTTGTACGGGATGAAAGATTGCATTCGACAATTAACAAAGTGAAGATCAACACACTAGAATGA
- a CDS encoding uncharacterized protein (BUSCO:EOG092606AD), whose amino-acid sequence MDLLGDIVEHDLSGAEALPPKPKQQENGRRKASNNGFPTARKQRPSRWRQRLEKKGITSISGVVKADRIDQKFSVNEEKIDGTDGLANEKSQREQISQQNLDYVKHMNVSEKEEMRKELLENVNSKTLSLLIKRSRQGKKEENDEKKEENNEEKEKKEDYEKGKKENNDDKNKNSKSEESGDMGTKLVPDVVPIIDADNTWIGGYKNTETATEAKDSGVYIDTKKEDKAAKCKQNDGKKSGEVENGSSGSSLKPVLKKYGKSKQKAKKVRFNNEAKVQYPDAKGKESDKHNSDDEWEDIEFLDDAGPTYEEARKLLGESAKKTIDHAKFHKREDEYQKIDLADPAFNEKLHEKYFPDLPSNPNQLEWMSNKNVPKTPKVVSYDSIDDLRFDFKGEIITSENIAQHSETTKDGLHNHSAHPELPGYTIPELAQYLQSTYPGQRCIASRTLGRIMFKLGSLSYSITEVTNEKAGGVEKEKRKASGEQGLFEQKCWELILKLRILEMLNNSAAETEKNISVRNYAIEALWLWSQADGDNICKKVAAQVERERQIYQV is encoded by the coding sequence ATGGATCTTCTGGGTGATATTGTGGAGCATGATTTAAGTGGAGCAGAAGCACTTCCACCAAAACCGAAACAGCaggaaaatggaagaagaaaagcaagtAATAACGGTTTTCCTACGGCAAGGAAACAGAGACCAAGCAGATGGAGACAAAGATTAGAGAAAAAGGGTATAACATCAATTTCTGGCGTTGTGAAGGCAGATCGAATCGATCAGAAATTTTCAGTtaatgaagagaaaattgATGGAACTGACGGATTAGCAAACGAAAAGTCACAAAGGGAACAGATAAGCCAACAAAATTTGGACTATGTGAAGCACATGAACGTTTccgaaaaagaggaaatgcGGAAAGAGCTTTTGGAGAATGTTAATAGTAAGACATTGAGTCTATTAATCAAGAGAAGTAGGcaaggaaagaaagaggagaatgatgagaagaaggaggagaataatgaagagaaggagaagaaggaggatTATGAAAAGgggaagaaagagaataatGATGACAAAAATAAGAATTCTAAATCAGAGGAAAGTGGTGATATGGGAACAAAACTGGTTCCGGATGTTGTTCCTATTATAGATGCAGACAATACTTGGATAGGAGGATATAAGAATACTGAAACTGCTACTGAAGCAAAGGATAGTGGCGTTTACATTGATactaaaaaagaagataaagcAGCTAAATGTAAACAGaatgatggaaagaagtccggagaagttgaaaatgGTAGTAGCGGCTCCAGTTTGAAACCAGTATTGAAAAAATACGGCAAGTCCAAGCAGAAGGCAAAGAAAGTGAGATTTAACAACGAGGCAAAGGTTCAGTATCCAGATGCGAAAGGTAAAGAGTCAGATAAGCACAATAGTGATGATGAGTGGGAAGATATCGAGTTCTTGGATGATGCGGGTCCCACATATGAGGAAGCAAGAAAGCTTTTGGGAGAAAGTGCTAAGAAAACGATTGATCACGCGAAATTTCATAAAAGAGAGGATGAATACCAGAAGATAGATCTTGCAGACCCGGCATTCAACGAAAAACTTCATGAAAAGTATTTCCCTGATCTTCCAAGCAACCCAAACCAACTGGAATGGATGTCGAATAAGAACGTGCCGAAAACACCAAAAGTTGTCAGCTACGACTCAATCGATGATCTCCGTTTTGATTTCAAAGGCGAGATCATCACATCTGAAAACATTGCTCAGCACTCTGAAACAACCAAGGATGGGCTTCACAACCATTCGGCACATCCAGAACTACCCGGTTACACAATACCAGAACTAGCACAATACCTACAGTCAACATATCCAGGCCAAAGATGTATAGCAAGCCGAACTCTCGGTCGAATCATGTTTAAGCTTGGATCCTTAAGCTATAGCATAACCGAAGTGACCAACGAGAAGGCGGGAGGagttgaaaaagagaaaaggaaaGCATCTGGTGAGCAAGGACTGTTTGAGCAAAAGTGCTGGGAGCtgattttgaaattgcGTATTTTGGAAATGCTTAATAACAGTGCAGCTGAGACAGAGAAAAACATCAGTGTTAGAAATTATGCAATTGAAGCATTATGGTTGTGGTCTCAGGCAGATGGAGataatatttgcaaaaAGGTGGCTGCCCAGgttgaaagagaaaggcAAATATATCAGGTGTAA
- the CHO1 gene encoding CDP-diacylglycerol-serine O-phosphatidyltransferase (BUSCO:EOG09263MR4) translates to MAHKSRQSHTKASGSAAIPLTAEIPDPQSDALSDTSDVEEFLNPDLKKRRTSSVSSLSSMFSLHQEPLPPPDQKEILAFTSDERHLSFVRNLHMADCITMLNGFSGFYAIISCLRFELNHDESYIKRAVFFSFMGGFFDFFDGKVARLRHKASLIGQELDSLADLISFGVSPTCIAFCMGLQSTADVLSMAFCVLCGLGRLARFNVTVVNIPKDQTGKSKYFEGFPIPTTLFMVLIMLILVFSGHYGENIPGGLLFSGASYEWHPISAFFLFQGCMMISKSIHIPKP, encoded by the coding sequence ATGGCACATAAAAGCAGACAAAGTCATACAAAGGCATCAGGATCGGCCGCAATACCATTAACTGCGGAAATACCTGATCCACAATCGGATGCCCTGTCGGATACATCGGATGTAGAAGAGTTTTTGAATCCAGATcttaagaaaagaagaacatcTTCGGTTTCATCACTGTCATCCATGTTTTCGCTTCATCAAGAGCCACTCCCACCTCCAGACCAAAAGGAGATCTTGGCTTTCACATCTGATGAAAGGCACCTTTCGTTTGTGCGGAATTTGCACATGGCAGACTGCATTACGATGCTTAATGGGTTCTCCGGTTTCTATGCAATTATCTCGTGTCTTCGGTTCGAACTTAATCATGATGAGTCGTACATCAAAAGGGCAGTGTTCTTCTCATTTATGGGTGGTTTCTTCGACTTTTTCGACGGAAAAGTCGCCAGATTGAGACACAAAGCCTCGCTTATTGGCCAAGAATTGGATTCTTTGGCAGACCTCATCTCGTTTGGTGTTTCCCCAACATGCATTGCTTTCTGTATGGGTCTACAAAGTACTGCAGATGTTCTTTCCATGGCATTTTGCGTTTTGTGTGGCCTGGGAAGACTAGCACGTTTCAATGTTACAGTTGTAAACATTCCTAAGGATCAAACCGGAAAATCAAAGTACTTCGAAGGTTTCCCAATTCCAACAACCTTGTTCATGGTGCTCATAATGTTGATTTTGGTGTTTTCCGGTCATTACGGTGAAAATATTCCCGGTGGCTTGCTCTTTAGTGGTGCCTCTTACGAATGGCATCCTATTTCTGcgtttttccttttccaagGCTGTATGATGATCAGCAAGAGCATCCATATTCCTAAGCCTTGA
- a CDS encoding uncharacterized protein (BUSCO:EOG09265J36) — protein sequence MSHISEKSNKPTDMHIDNINEAFFNGSGFPSSPFRFPMLSPTIAEYESEDSTKNIQDLSPEMNRLADRLVSIGNNMEQLRCASNSLSDFNESLGSLLMGLNVNAWCVHFENAPNSNTWKQWKELQNVNREIAKYEAKIKNLKQEISGTRTKKMWRHEPSVGRTVAKKRRRIEIVANPNTAVLNTASAFKTTLEEKEGADTISSINDSTLKLNTMQR from the coding sequence ATGTCTCACATTTCagaaaaaagtaacaaaCCAACCGACATGCACATTGACAATATCAATGaagcatttttcaatgGTTCCGGTTTCCCATCTTCACCATTTAGGTTTCCAATGCTATCTCCTACAATAGCGGAGTATGAGTCTGAAGATTCCaccaaaaatattcaagaCTTGAGTCCTGAAATGAACCGATTGGCAGACAGACTAGTTTCTATTGGAAATAACATGGAACAGCTTAGGTGTGCCAGCAATTCACTATCAGATTTCAATGAATCACTTGGATCATTACTTATGGGTCTCAATGTGAATGCATGGTGTGTgcattttgaaaatgcacCCAATTCAAACACCTGGAAGCAGTGGAAAGAGCTTCAGAATGTGAACAGAGAAATAGCCAAGTACGAAGCAAAGATTAAGAATTTGAAGCAGGAAATTTCGGGCACAAGAACAAAGAAGATGTGGAGACATGAACCAAGCGTAGGTAGAACCGTTGCcaagaaaaggaggagaatAGAGATTGTAGCAAATCCAAATACAGCAGTTTTGAATACTGCTTCGGCGTTTAAAACAactcttgaagaaaaagaaggcgCCGACACGATTTCGAGTATCAATGATTCGACACTCAAGTTAAATACGATGCagagataa
- a CDS encoding uncharacterized protein (BUSCO:EOG09263V60) encodes MLPFKGAIYGLKLGSLPVRTFMHTYKTSNIASTTSGWINHKINVRLTSRGYATVKTPNIDWNPMRSKHDLNNEGDRTKSHKVVFGLLCFAPILTFCLGVWQVKRLKWKTKLIAQAEDRLAYKPIVFPNGLTDEEVEKELLYRKVYITGKFDYTREVYVGPRLRDGRKGYTVVCPFVLSNGDGDILVERGWIGESKVIPDSRKLQHLSCPQGTITIECVVKMPHKKSALQMKHDKGARLFEYTDAYAMADELGTRHSYLQAVKSFCDRPEWRQEETLDSDSDEHENSTEKKGIWIALASLVGFGGNSDKKPKLTLSDLQKKQIGELEQDEQRDIEFDEQQFVSAGVPVGQEPRIEYRNNHMQYLITWFSLSFAATVLLFIIVKKKRWVDPRDEKVKYAKRFLR; translated from the coding sequence ATGTTGCCATTTAAGGGAGCCATTTACGGCTTAAAGCTGGGCTCATTGCCTGTGCGAACATTCATGCATACATACAaaacttcaaatattgcaagCACAACATCGGGATGGATAAACCACAAAATAAACGTAAGACTAACAAGCAGAGGATATGCTACTGTGAAGACTCCAAATATTGACTGGAATCCGATGAGGTCAAAGCATGATCTCAACAACGAGGGAGATCGAACAAAATCGCATAAAGTTGTTTTTGGCTTGCTTTGTTTTGCCCCTATTCTCACATTTTGCTTGGGAGTTTGGCAGGTGAAACGTCTAAAGTGGAAAACCAAGTTAATTGCACAGGCCGAGGACAGATTGGCATATAAACCAATCGTGTTTCCAAACGGACTTACAGACGAAGAAGTCGAAAAAGAGTTGCTATACAGAAAAGTTTACATTACGGGTAAATTCGACTATACTCGGGAGGTATACGTGGGCCCACGACTTCGTGATGGCCGGAAAGGATATACAGTAGTTTGCCCCTTTGTCTTGAGTAACGGTGATGGCGATATATTGGTGGAAAGAGGATGGATTGGCGAATCCAAAGTGATTCCTGACTCTAGAAAACTTCAACACTTATCATGTCCCCAGGGAACAATTACTATAGAATGTGTGGTGAAAATGCCCCATAAGAAAAGTGCACTACAGATGAAACACGATAAAGGTGCCAGACTATTTGAATATACCGATGCTTATGCAATGGCGGATGAACTTGGAACAAGACACTCTTATTTGCAAGCAGTCAAGTCGTTTTGCGATCGTCCGGAATGGAGGCAAGAAGAAACACTAGATAGCGATTCAGATGAACATGAAAATTCCACAGAAAAGAAGGGAATATGGATCGCCTTGGCTTCTTTAGTCGGATTTGGTGGTAACTCTGACAAAAAGCCAAAACTTACACTTTCTGATTtgcaaaagaagcaaatcGGTGAGTTGGAACAGGATGAGCAAAGGGATATTGAGTTTGATGAACAACAATTTGTTTCTGCAGGTGTTCCAGTTGGTCAGGAACCAAGAATCGAGTATAGGAATAACCACATGCAATATTTAATTACGTGgttttcactttcatttGCAGCTACTGTTCTACTCTTTATAAtagtgaagaagaagcgGTGGGTGGATCCAAGAGACGAAAAAGTGAAGTATGCCAAGAGGTTCTTGCGTTGA
- a CDS encoding uncharacterized protein (BUSCO:EOG09262DC1) has protein sequence MPKRAAEETGPQKAARTSLSGAPPAKVVEWGDADEDMDLKIEGGMEGRVGDDYESEEEIVELGDEEGEHMEEIKEEKDGESNKNGAQQIYVPGKSRALEPGEILEPDPTTYEMYHKVNMPWPCMSVDILQDKLGNERRSYPATMYVVTATQAMRPKDNELLVLKLSSLKKTLEKDENEQDSDADSDSDDDFSGDPILESEVIPLRSTTNRIHTNTLTSRSDRYYTATMHENGEVCIFDVGAQMRAFDTPGYVIPKTAKRPQQVVKAHGNVEGYGMDWSPLEQNGALLTGDVSGRVYLTKNTGSKWTTDREAFQASDASIEDIQWSKSERTVFSTAGVDGYIRIWDTRAKNHTPALSVVASKTDVNVISWCEKIDYLLASGHDDGVWGVWDLRNFRPNKQPSPVVSYDFHKKPITAISFDPLDESIVAVASEDNTVTLWDLAVEADDEEVRQQQAGNDQLKDIPPQMMFGHWQRDVKDVCWHRQIPGTLLSTGSDGMNVWKTISV, from the coding sequence ATGCCAAAAAGAGCAGCTGAAGAAACAGGGCCGCAAAAAGCAGCCAGAACGAGTTTGAGCGGGGCACCACCAGCAAAAGTGGTAGAGTGGGGTGATGCGGATGAAGATATGGATTTAAAAATTGAAGGTGGAATGGAAGGAAGAGTTGGGGATGATTATGAAAGTGAGGAAGAGATAGTAGAGCTAGGGGATGAGGAAGGGGAACACATGGAGGAAATcaaagaggaaaaggatGGAGAAAGCAATAAGAACGGAGCACAACAGATATATGTGCCGGGTAAGTCGCGTGCATTGGAGCCGGGTGAGATTTTGGAGCCAGATCCAACAACATATGAGATGTATCACAAGGTGAATATGCCTTGGCCCTGTATGAGTGTGGATATACTTCAAGACAAGCTTGGTAATGAGAGAAGAAGCTATCCTGCAACGATGTATGTTGTCACAGCAACGCAGGCGATGCGGCCAAAAGACAATGAGCTTCTCGTGCTGAAACTTTCGTCTTTGAAAAAGACACttgagaaagatgaaaatgaacaaGATTCAGATGCAGACTCCGATTCGGACGATGACTTCTCCGGTGACCCAATTCTCGAGTCGGAAGTGATTCCATTGCGTAGTACGACAAATAGAATACACACGAATACACTTACAAGCAGATCGGACCGGTATTATACGGCGACAATGCACGAGAATGGAGAAGTGTGCATTTTCGATGTTGGTGCACAGATGCGTGCATTCGACACTCCCGGCTACGTTATTCCGAAAACAGCGAAAAGACCACAGCAGGTGGTGAAGGCACACGGAAATGTGGAGGGATACGGAATGGATTGGTCGCCCTTGGAGCAGAATGGTGCACTATTAACAGGAGATGTGAGCGGCAGAGTTTATCTAACAAAAAATACCGGGTCGAAGTGGACGACCGACCGCGAAGCATTTCAGGCAagcgacgcgtcgatcgagGACATTCAGTGGTCGAAGTCAGAGCGGACAGTTTTTTCGACCGCGGGGGTTGACGGGTACATCAGGATTTGGGACACGCGCGCGAAAAACCACACTCCGGCCCTCAGCGTCGTCGCGTCGAAAACGGACGTTAATGTTATTTCGTGGTGTGAGAAGATCGACTATCTCTTGGCTTCCGGCCACGATGATGGTGTTTGGGGTGTGTGGGACTTGCGAAACTTCCGCCCGAACAAGCAACCCTCTCCTGTTGTGTCGTACGATTTCCACAAAAAGCCAATCACGGCTATTTCGTTCGACCCGCTCGACGAGTCGATCGTCGCAGTCGCGTCTGAGGACAACACAGTCACACTTTGGGATCTTGCAGTGGAGGccgatgatgaagaagtcCGCCAACAGCAGGCTGGAAATGATCAGCTTAAGGATATACCACCTCAGATGATGTTTGGCCACTGGCAGAGAGATGTGAAGGATGTTTGTTGGCATAGGCAGATTCCGGGAACACTTTTGAGTACTGGAAGTGACGGAATGAACGTGTGGAAGACCATCTCTGTGTGA